The Bacillota bacterium genome contains a region encoding:
- the guaB gene encoding IMP dehydrogenase, giving the protein MPEEEFRQKFGPEGLAFDDVLLVPAASEVLPREVDVSTSLTRNIRLNIPLLSAAMDTVTEARMAIAMAREGGIGIIHKNMPGERQAAEVDKVKRSEHGVITDPFYLGPHNTVREAMEMMARYHISGVPIVADGMGLVGIITNRDVRFEENLDQPIANVMTKENLVTAPVGTSLEEARHILARHKVEKLPLVDADFRLRGLITIKDIEKARKYPNAAKDGRGRLLVGAAVGVAPDTLARVEALLAAGADIIAVDSAHGHSRGVLDTVRRIKASFRCEVMAGNVATGAGARALIEAGADAVKVGVGPGSICTTRVVAGIGVPQLTAIWEAAREARAAGIPVVADGGVRWSGDITKGLAAGASAVMIGSLFAGTEESPGEMEIYQGRSFKVYRGMGSLGAMRDGSADRYFQEEMPKLVPEGIEGRVPYRGPLAETVYQLVGGVRAGMGYCGARSIRELQERGRFVRVTAAGVRESHPHDVQITREAPNYNLPG; this is encoded by the coding sequence TTGCCGGAAGAGGAGTTTCGGCAGAAGTTCGGACCCGAGGGGCTGGCGTTCGACGATGTGCTGCTGGTGCCGGCGGCGTCGGAGGTGCTGCCCCGGGAGGTGGACGTGTCCACCTCCCTGACCCGCAACATCCGCCTGAACATCCCCCTGCTCAGCGCGGCCATGGACACGGTGACGGAGGCGCGCATGGCCATCGCCATGGCCCGCGAGGGCGGCATCGGCATCATCCACAAGAACATGCCCGGGGAGCGCCAGGCGGCCGAGGTGGACAAGGTCAAGCGCTCCGAGCACGGCGTCATCACCGACCCCTTCTACCTCGGACCCCACAACACGGTGCGGGAGGCCATGGAGATGATGGCGCGCTACCACATCTCGGGCGTCCCCATCGTGGCCGACGGCATGGGGCTGGTGGGGATCATCACCAACCGGGATGTCCGCTTCGAGGAAAACCTGGACCAGCCCATTGCCAATGTGATGACGAAGGAGAACCTGGTGACCGCGCCGGTGGGCACCAGCCTGGAAGAGGCCCGCCACATCCTGGCCCGCCACAAGGTGGAGAAGCTGCCCCTGGTGGATGCGGATTTCCGGCTGCGGGGCCTCATCACCATCAAAGACATCGAAAAGGCCCGCAAGTACCCCAACGCGGCCAAGGACGGCCGCGGTCGCCTGCTGGTGGGGGCGGCGGTAGGGGTAGCGCCCGATACCCTCGCCCGGGTAGAAGCCTTGCTGGCGGCGGGCGCGGACATCATCGCGGTGGATTCAGCCCACGGACACTCCCGCGGAGTGCTGGACACCGTGCGCCGTATCAAGGCGAGCTTCCGCTGCGAGGTCATGGCCGGGAACGTGGCCACCGGGGCAGGGGCGCGTGCCCTCATTGAGGCGGGCGCGGATGCCGTCAAGGTGGGGGTGGGGCCCGGGTCCATCTGCACCACCCGGGTGGTGGCGGGCATCGGGGTGCCGCAACTCACCGCCATCTGGGAGGCGGCGCGGGAGGCGCGGGCCGCGGGCATCCCGGTGGTGGCGGACGGGGGCGTGCGCTGGTCGGGCGACATCACCAAGGGCCTGGCGGCCGGCGCCAGCGCGGTGATGATCGGGAGCCTGTTCGCCGGCACGGAGGAGAGCCCGGGCGAGATGGAGATTTACCAGGGGCGTAGCTTCAAGGTGTACCGGGGGATGGGTTCCCTGGGTGCCATGCGGGACGGCTCCGCCGACCGCTACTTCCAGGAGGAGATGCCCAAGCTGGTGCCGGAGGGTATCGAGGGACGGGTACCCTACCGGGGTCCCCTGGCGGAGACGGTGTACCAGCTGGTGGGGGGCGTGCGCGCCGGCATGGGCTACTGCGGCGCCCGCAGCATCCGGGAGCTGCAGGAGAGAGGCCGCTTCGTGCGGGTGACGGCGGCGGGAGTGCGGGAGAGCCACCCTCACGACGTCCAGATTACGCGCGAGGCACCCAACTATAACCTGCCCGGTTAG